The stretch of DNA CGTATCAAATTGTaatgtattgtactgtattgtattgtattgtattgtaatgtatcaTATGGTATTGTGAAGTATAATGTCGCACCATATCGTATTGTTTAGTATCAtagtgtattgtattgtatcgtatTGTTGTGTATCGTAAGGTCACATCTAACATTTCACATGCCGCCCTTTCGAGGGCCAGAGCGATGGATTCATTGACGGAAAAGTACCTTGTTCTTCCTTTTCTGGCAGAAAACCTTGAGGTCATCCACATGTTTCATGAGCTCATCAACCCACTGCCTGTTGGTGGGGGCGCAGAGATGTATGCCCTTTCTGGTCTCAAAACTATAAGGAAACAGCATCATCAGAGTGAGCGTGAGAGTCACATTCGCAGGTTCAAGCAGGActtaaaacatatatatatatatatatatatgcataaatGTACATACTCCAGATTGCCCTTAAGCAGTAACatcatattttccatttcagtttaGCAACAATAAACATACATCACAGCCTCAATCGAGCAGCCTTGTCCAAGGACCTGGCGCTTGTAGTCTCTGACCAGTCTTTTGTCAATGGCAGTTTCACTGGTCCTCAGGCAGCAGTCGACAACCATCTGGCCCTCGGTCACTGAGAGACACAAAGgacatcagttcagttcagtccagttcaaaCCTGGTCAGTCAAAAGGATTTCATGGCAAATCCTCCTAGTTCAGTTCCATCTGAAAAGGTTTTATTCTCATAATGAAAAGCTCAACTTGCAGACAGGGGAAAGACATGATTTCACAAAcacaattttgtttgtttcttatcACATTGAATGTGCTATGAACATTGAATGTTTCATTCaagaatgtgtgtattttgtttggTTCCTGGATTTTGGACCGTCCCTCAGAAGCCAAACATTGGGAATGGGGAGGATATGGCTGATTTTAAttgcatgtatgtttgtatgtgtatatgcattATGAAGATCTATTGTCtttaaataaaagacaataagaaatgtctgtaaaaaaaaacaaaacaaaaaacaataagacaatttcccagtctgggatcaataaagtatacctatctatctatctatctatctatctatctatctatctatctatctaacaacAAAAtcttaataaatgaaaacacagtaaatCACATAAAAAGTCATCACAAATATACCATACAATAAGAAAACAGTCGAAAAGACAACAACTCAGCCctgcaaaacacaaactttGTATACAGTATCACTTTTTGTTTGTACTTATGTGTGATTGTGAACACACGCTTGGATGACGAATTGGTTTCTTCTGGGAATTCAGAACTTGAAATCTGGCATGCTGCCACAGAACAGCAAGCGTTCAAATCCACTTTGGTtttaaagcaaaaacacaacatggtcATCTCTGGGGCAGAGACAGtttctgcagctgcagaggagcTGTCGTGTTACGCAACTCAGTCAGaa from Myripristis murdjan chromosome 9, fMyrMur1.1, whole genome shotgun sequence encodes:
- the LOC115365508 gene encoding C-C motif chemokine 19-like → MAPRCDAKLLFCVLVIACCCYTVTEGQMVVDCCLRTSETAIDKRLVRDYKRQVLGQGCSIEAVIFETRKGIHLCAPTNRQWVDELMKHVDDLKVFCQKRKNKGNRCKGLKPK